A DNA window from Chryseobacterium sp. MEBOG06 contains the following coding sequences:
- a CDS encoding NAD(P)H-hydrate dehydratase: MKIFNAEQIRSWDRFTISHEPVSSIQLMERASLAVASWISEYCKNHKKIAVFCGNGNNGGDGLAIARMLYQKGFDVDIFVNGPKGKFSEDALVNLKRLRDITGISVRKLNQIEQYNFDDKTIIIDALFGTGLNRALEGEYKILVDQLNTKGSLKISIDIPSGLPADGMLENDKLPLKADYTLSFQSWKRSFLHPETGKYTGKVVILDIDLSKEYSEKTKSEYFVTDDSVIDFIFKPRQDFSHKGNYGKAVIAAGSYGKMGAAVLATKSALKTGAGLTFTLGPKCGYEILQTACPEAMFIEGGSLFVTNFEGEKDLTYGIGPGLGTHPDTENGLLKFLKTHTHPLVLDADALNIISKAPENLKLIPERSIITPHPKEFERLFGTSDDSFKRLELAKEKSKELNIYIILKDHHTQTITPQGSVFYNITGNAGLAKGGSGDVLTGILTSLLSQGYSEEQVCVLGVWLHGKAADLAAEKHSKESMLPTDVVNELGSVFRLLENKL, translated from the coding sequence ATGAAAATCTTCAACGCCGAGCAAATACGCAGTTGGGATAGGTTTACCATTTCTCACGAACCTGTCTCTTCCATCCAATTGATGGAAAGAGCTTCACTGGCTGTTGCCAGTTGGATCTCTGAATATTGTAAAAATCATAAAAAGATAGCTGTTTTTTGCGGAAACGGAAATAATGGCGGAGATGGATTAGCCATTGCAAGAATGCTTTATCAAAAAGGTTTTGATGTGGATATTTTTGTAAATGGCCCCAAAGGTAAATTTTCGGAAGATGCTTTGGTTAATTTGAAAAGACTTAGGGATATAACAGGAATTTCTGTCAGAAAGCTTAATCAGATAGAGCAATACAATTTTGATGATAAAACAATTATTATTGATGCCCTTTTTGGAACAGGACTGAACAGAGCTTTGGAAGGGGAATATAAAATACTTGTTGACCAGTTAAATACAAAAGGAAGTCTTAAAATATCAATTGATATTCCTTCAGGATTACCGGCTGACGGAATGCTTGAGAATGACAAACTTCCCCTGAAGGCAGATTATACCCTGAGTTTTCAATCCTGGAAACGGAGTTTCCTGCATCCTGAAACTGGAAAGTATACCGGAAAAGTAGTTATTCTTGATATTGATTTAAGTAAAGAATATTCAGAAAAGACAAAAAGTGAGTATTTTGTGACAGATGATTCCGTTATCGATTTTATTTTTAAACCAAGACAGGATTTTTCCCATAAAGGAAACTATGGTAAAGCTGTCATTGCTGCCGGAAGTTACGGAAAGATGGGAGCCGCAGTATTGGCTACAAAATCGGCCTTAAAAACCGGTGCAGGGCTCACTTTTACACTTGGCCCGAAGTGCGGCTATGAAATACTACAGACTGCATGTCCTGAAGCGATGTTTATAGAAGGAGGCAGTCTGTTTGTGACCAATTTTGAAGGAGAAAAGGACCTGACTTACGGAATCGGCCCCGGCTTGGGAACTCATCCGGATACAGAAAATGGTCTTTTGAAATTCCTGAAAACCCATACTCATCCTTTAGTTTTGGATGCTGATGCATTAAATATCATTTCAAAAGCTCCGGAAAACCTGAAACTGATTCCTGAACGATCAATTATAACTCCTCATCCAAAAGAATTTGAAAGACTTTTTGGAACTTCAGACGATTCTTTTAAGAGATTGGAACTGGCTAAAGAAAAATCAAAAGAACTGAATATCTATATTATATTGAAAGATCACCATACACAAACCATTACTCCACAAGGAAGTGTTTTCTACAATATTACCGGGAATGCCGGGCTTGCCAAAGGAGGAAGCGGAGATGTTCTCACGGGAATTCTGACCTCGCTTTTATCACAGGGGTATTCTGAAGAACAGGTATGTGTGTTGGGAGTCTGGCTTCATGGAAAAGCAGCTGACCTAGCTGCAGAAAAGCATTCAAAAGAATCCATGCTGCCAACAGATGTTGTGAATGAATTGGGAAGTGTGTTCAGGCTTTTAGAAAATAAACTGTAA
- a CDS encoding acyl-CoA thioesterase: MQNKPITFQFISEPSDVNYGGNVHGGSVMKWIDQAGYACATTWSGNYSVTVYVGGIRFYDPIKIGEVVKVDAQVIYTGTSSMHIAINVFSRNLKQPTFDKKTHCIIVFVAVDENGKKLPVPKWTPETEEEKQLEIYAKRLMELRTQIENEMKPFL, translated from the coding sequence ATGCAGAACAAGCCTATTACTTTTCAGTTTATTTCAGAGCCTTCAGATGTTAATTATGGAGGGAATGTACATGGAGGAAGTGTTATGAAATGGATTGACCAGGCGGGATATGCCTGTGCTACCACCTGGAGCGGAAATTATTCTGTAACGGTATATGTAGGAGGAATCCGTTTTTATGACCCTATCAAAATAGGAGAAGTGGTAAAAGTAGATGCACAGGTGATCTACACCGGAACTTCAAGTATGCATATTGCGATCAATGTTTTTTCAAGAAACTTAAAACAGCCTACTTTTGATAAAAAGACACATTGTATCATAGTCTTTGTAGCGGTAGATGAAAATGGTAAAAAACTTCCGGTTCCTAAGTGGACTCCAGAAACAGAGGAAGAAAAACAGCTTGAAATATATGCCAAGCGCCTGATGGAACTGAGAACGCAGATTGAAAATGAAATGAAACCTTTCTTATAG
- the mscL gene encoding large conductance mechanosensitive channel protein MscL yields MGFVKEFKEFAFKGNVLDLAVGVIIGAAFGKIVSSLVEDVITPLLLNPALKAAGAENIAKLSWNGVAYGNFLSAVISFLCIAMVLFWIIKIANRVNKKDAPAPAGPTDDQKLLTEIRDLLKSRSNI; encoded by the coding sequence ATGGGATTTGTTAAAGAATTTAAAGAGTTTGCTTTTAAGGGCAATGTTCTCGATCTTGCTGTCGGTGTGATCATTGGGGCAGCATTTGGTAAAATTGTTTCTTCTTTAGTTGAGGATGTAATTACTCCGTTGCTTCTAAATCCGGCACTGAAAGCTGCTGGTGCAGAAAATATCGCTAAGCTTTCCTGGAATGGGGTTGCTTACGGGAATTTCCTTTCTGCTGTGATCAGTTTCCTTTGTATTGCTATGGTTCTTTTCTGGATCATCAAGATTGCCAATAGGGTAAACAAAAAAGACGCTCCAGCTCCAGCAGGTCCTACAGATGACCAAAAATTATTGACAGAAATCAGAGATTTATTAAAAAGCAGAAGCAATATATAA
- a CDS encoding arsenate reductase family protein, which yields MKKVFYLNSCDTCRKILAKFNLRDWELREIKKEPVTKEELAEMYEKTKSYEALFSKKSTQIKLRELDIKSLTEKDFKELLLDHYTFLKRPVFVTDKEIFVGNDKKNVEALQDFFRENDAK from the coding sequence ATGAAGAAAGTATTTTATCTCAACTCTTGTGATACGTGTCGAAAAATTTTAGCCAAGTTTAATCTTAGAGATTGGGAACTTCGTGAAATTAAGAAAGAGCCTGTCACAAAAGAAGAATTAGCGGAAATGTATGAAAAAACGAAATCATATGAGGCACTATTCAGTAAAAAGTCTACTCAGATTAAATTGAGAGAACTGGATATTAAATCTTTGACGGAAAAGGATTTTAAAGAATTACTGCTGGATCACTATACTTTTTTGAAGCGTCCTGTTTTCGTTACTGATAAAGAAATTTTTGTAGGAAATGATAAAAAGAATGTGGAAGCTCTGCAAGATTTTTTCAGGGAAAATGATGCTAAATAA
- a CDS encoding D-2-hydroxyacid dehydrogenase, giving the protein MKVLANDGLDQSGIDALKEKGFEVITAKVPQEFLVDYINEHKIQTLLVRSATQVRKDIIDGCPSIDIIGRGGVGMDNIDVDYAREKGIHVINTPSASSESVAELVFAHLFSGARFLQDSNRKMPLVGDTEFAGLKKAYAAGIELRGKTIGIVGMGRIGQEVARIALGLGMRVVAADNNVGRASIKVKFYNNQFINVDIETESLQEVLKHSDFITLHVPAQKDGYMIGKNEFDMMKDGVAVVNCSRGGVIDEAALVEALNSGKVRFAGLDVFINEPTPSKEILNHTKISLTPHTGASTLEAQDRIGLSLAEQISSILQIH; this is encoded by the coding sequence ATGAAAGTTTTAGCAAACGACGGCTTGGATCAATCAGGGATTGATGCATTAAAAGAAAAAGGCTTTGAAGTCATTACAGCAAAAGTTCCGCAGGAGTTTTTGGTAGATTATATTAATGAGCATAAGATCCAGACTTTACTGGTAAGGAGTGCTACACAGGTAAGAAAAGATATTATTGATGGATGTCCTTCTATTGATATTATCGGAAGAGGCGGTGTAGGAATGGATAATATTGATGTGGACTACGCAAGAGAAAAAGGAATTCATGTGATCAATACTCCTTCAGCTTCCTCAGAATCGGTTGCTGAACTTGTTTTTGCTCATTTATTTTCAGGAGCGAGATTCCTTCAGGATTCCAACAGAAAGATGCCATTGGTAGGAGATACAGAATTTGCCGGACTTAAAAAAGCATATGCTGCCGGTATTGAATTAAGAGGAAAGACCATAGGAATCGTAGGGATGGGAAGAATCGGGCAGGAGGTTGCCAGAATTGCTTTAGGACTTGGGATGAGAGTGGTTGCTGCTGATAATAATGTGGGAAGAGCCAGTATCAAAGTGAAATTCTACAACAATCAGTTTATCAATGTAGACATAGAAACGGAGTCATTACAGGAAGTTTTAAAACATTCAGACTTTATTACCCTGCATGTTCCGGCTCAGAAGGATGGATATATGATTGGTAAAAATGAGTTTGATATGATGAAGGACGGGGTGGCTGTTGTCAATTGTTCCAGAGGAGGAGTAATTGATGAAGCAGCTTTAGTTGAAGCATTGAATTCCGGTAAAGTAAGATTTGCAGGACTGGATGTTTTCATTAATGAGCCTACACCATCCAAAGAGATTCTAAATCATACTAAAATATCGTTGACTCCTCATACCGGAGCTTCTACTCTTGAAGCACAGGATAGAATTGGACTTTCCCTTGCAGAACAGATATCAAGCATTTTACAGATCCATTAA
- a CDS encoding voltage-gated chloride channel family protein: protein MSKNQRTIGKKAIFHTHFFFRKFPALPYILKWLVISIIIGALTGTASAGFLQSLEWATDFRESHLWLIAFLPVAGFLIGLLYYYWGKDVEAGNNLLIDTIHNPQAIIPFKMAPFVYLGTLVTHLFGGSAGREGTALQMAGAIADQLTKPFKLDTSERKILIISAIAAGFGSVFGTPLAGAVFGLEVFLIGKIRYNAIFPAFVSAILADWTTTLWNVKHTHYHIDFIPKLEFLPILYSILAGITFGICAAAFSKIIHWAGSVFKTNIKYPPFRPAAGGIIIALSVFAMGTTRYIGLGVPIILESFEKQLPLYDFALKMIFTIITLSAGFKGGEVTPLFFIGATLGSALSVFIPLPFALLAGMGFVAVFAGATNTPLACMLMGIELFGAECGVYVAIACVVSYLLSGHNSIYTRQKVGEAKNRRYESQQDKSVSDFL, encoded by the coding sequence ATGTCAAAAAATCAACGAACAATTGGTAAAAAAGCGATTTTTCACACTCATTTTTTCTTCAGAAAATTTCCGGCCCTCCCCTATATTTTAAAGTGGCTGGTGATCAGCATTATTATCGGAGCCTTAACGGGGACAGCATCTGCGGGATTTCTTCAGTCGTTGGAATGGGCTACTGATTTCAGAGAAAGCCACCTCTGGCTGATTGCGTTTCTTCCTGTGGCAGGATTTCTTATCGGGCTTCTCTATTATTACTGGGGAAAAGATGTTGAAGCAGGAAATAATCTTCTTATTGATACTATTCATAATCCTCAGGCAATTATTCCCTTCAAAATGGCTCCTTTTGTTTACCTCGGAACCCTTGTTACCCATTTGTTTGGCGGATCTGCAGGCCGTGAAGGAACAGCTCTTCAGATGGCGGGAGCTATTGCTGATCAGCTTACAAAACCTTTTAAACTTGATACCAGTGAAAGAAAAATACTGATTATCTCTGCCATTGCTGCCGGATTTGGTTCTGTTTTCGGAACTCCCCTTGCCGGAGCTGTTTTCGGGCTTGAAGTCTTTCTCATCGGAAAAATCCGATATAATGCTATATTTCCGGCTTTTGTTTCTGCTATTTTAGCGGACTGGACAACAACCTTATGGAATGTAAAGCATACTCATTATCATATTGATTTTATTCCAAAACTGGAATTTTTGCCCATTTTATACAGTATTTTAGCCGGAATTACTTTTGGAATTTGTGCTGCTGCTTTTAGTAAGATCATCCATTGGGCAGGTTCTGTATTTAAAACTAATATCAAATATCCTCCATTTCGCCCAGCAGCAGGTGGAATTATTATTGCTTTATCCGTTTTTGCCATGGGAACAACCCGGTATATCGGCTTGGGAGTTCCCATTATTCTGGAGTCTTTTGAAAAGCAGCTTCCCTTGTATGATTTTGCTTTAAAAATGATCTTTACCATCATCACTTTATCTGCAGGATTCAAAGGAGGTGAAGTAACTCCGTTATTTTTTATCGGTGCAACATTAGGGAGCGCATTATCCGTGTTTATTCCTTTACCCTTCGCATTATTAGCAGGAATGGGATTTGTAGCTGTATTTGCAGGAGCTACGAATACTCCGCTGGCCTGTATGCTGATGGGAATAGAATTATTCGGAGCTGAATGTGGTGTGTATGTAGCTATTGCGTGCGTAGTATCTTATCTTCTTTCAGGACACAACAGCATTTATACCAGACAGAAAGTGGGAGAAGCTAAAAACAGAAGATATGAAAGCCAACAGGATAAATCTGTTTCGGACTTTTTGTAA
- a CDS encoding phosphoheptose isomerase — MELEYKEHISPILKDGIKNYLIDIDGTITEDVPNEEPERMVTCEPYPDALETVNKWYDEGHQICFFTSRTENLKQITIDWLDKHGFKYHSVLCGKPRGGNYHWIDNHLVRATRYKGRFTDLVEKQVTIEVFKEDGE; from the coding sequence ATGGAATTAGAATACAAAGAACATATCAGTCCTATCCTTAAGGATGGAATCAAAAATTACTTAATCGACATAGACGGAACCATCACAGAAGATGTTCCCAATGAAGAACCCGAAAGAATGGTTACCTGCGAACCTTACCCGGACGCACTGGAAACAGTCAACAAATGGTATGATGAAGGGCACCAGATCTGCTTCTTTACCTCAAGAACCGAAAATTTGAAACAAATCACAATAGACTGGTTGGATAAGCACGGCTTTAAATACCACAGTGTGCTTTGCGGTAAACCAAGAGGAGGCAATTACCACTGGATAGACAATCACCTGGTAAGAGCTACAAGATATAAAGGCAGATTTACAGATTTGGTGGAAAAACAAGTGACTATCGAGGTATTCAAAGAAGACGGAGAATAA
- the idi gene encoding isopentenyl-diphosphate Delta-isomerase, with product MEEFVVLVNPDDKVLGLMEKQQAHINGLLHRAFSVFLFNSKGEMLLQKRASGKYHSPNQWTNAVCSHPRESETYLEGATRRLKEELGIEAELSEKFNFIYKADVGGGLWEHELDHVFVGNHESDFDLNREEVEGVRFISFENLDKEIKEHPENFTEWFKIILEEYKHHF from the coding sequence ATGGAAGAATTTGTAGTTTTAGTAAATCCTGATGATAAAGTTTTGGGGCTGATGGAAAAACAGCAAGCTCACATCAACGGCTTATTACATCGTGCTTTTTCTGTATTCTTATTCAATAGCAAAGGTGAAATGCTTCTTCAGAAAAGAGCTTCCGGAAAATACCATTCTCCTAACCAATGGACCAATGCTGTCTGTTCGCACCCAAGAGAGAGCGAAACTTATCTGGAGGGGGCTACACGCAGACTGAAGGAAGAACTGGGAATAGAAGCGGAACTTTCAGAAAAATTCAATTTCATTTATAAAGCAGATGTAGGAGGCGGCCTTTGGGAGCACGAGCTTGATCATGTCTTTGTGGGAAATCATGAATCCGATTTTGATCTCAATAGAGAAGAGGTGGAAGGGGTAAGATTTATCTCTTTTGAAAACCTGGACAAAGAGATTAAGGAGCATCCCGAAAACTTTACAGAATGGTTTAAAATCATTCTTGAAGAATATAAACACCACTTTTAA
- a CDS encoding LysR substrate-binding domain-containing protein, which produces MFDYRLKVFHTVASRLSFTKASEELHISQPAVTKHIKEIETQLGSKLFDRKGTSIQLTQGGKILYEYAEKIRNIYRDLEFEISQLNQQHKGKLIIGASTTVAQYILPEILAKFNVYYKDIKIELLTGNTEAISTLLKEGKIDLGIIEGESQSSYFDYKTFKADEIVLAAKSDHVLANKTLNLKDLYDIDLIFREQGSGTLEFIHNRLKEKGINIHELNTLIQLGSSESIKNYLLHSDAMAFLSISTILNELKNKTLTIVDIKNFNIERDFHFILPKGGQSDLIEIFLRFAE; this is translated from the coding sequence ATGTTTGATTACAGATTAAAAGTTTTCCATACGGTAGCTTCAAGACTCAGTTTTACGAAGGCCTCAGAAGAGCTTCATATTTCCCAGCCTGCTGTCACAAAGCATATCAAAGAAATAGAAACTCAGTTAGGTTCCAAATTGTTTGACCGTAAAGGAACTTCCATTCAGCTTACCCAAGGCGGAAAAATACTCTATGAATATGCTGAAAAGATAAGAAATATCTATCGTGACCTTGAATTTGAAATCAGTCAGCTCAATCAACAGCATAAAGGGAAACTTATTATCGGAGCAAGTACTACCGTTGCCCAATATATTTTACCTGAAATCTTAGCCAAGTTCAATGTCTATTATAAGGATATTAAAATTGAGCTTCTTACAGGAAATACGGAAGCTATTTCGACTCTTTTAAAGGAGGGAAAGATTGATTTGGGAATTATTGAAGGAGAATCCCAATCTTCTTATTTTGATTATAAAACTTTTAAAGCTGATGAAATTGTTCTGGCTGCAAAATCTGATCATGTGCTGGCCAATAAAACTTTAAATCTTAAAGATCTCTATGATATTGATCTGATCTTCCGCGAGCAGGGTTCCGGAACATTGGAGTTCATCCACAACCGCTTAAAGGAGAAAGGAATCAATATCCATGAATTGAATACTCTTATCCAGCTGGGAAGCAGCGAAAGTATCAAAAACTATCTTCTGCATTCTGATGCGATGGCATTTCTTTCCATCAGCACAATTCTTAATGAGCTGAAAAACAAAACCCTGACTATTGTTGATATCAAAAACTTTAATATTGAAAGAGATTTTCATTTTATCCTCCCAAAAGGAGGACAATCTGACCTGATAGAAATTTTTCTAAGGTTTGCTGAATAG
- the yidD gene encoding membrane protein insertion efficiency factor YidD has product MKLTFNKIITFPLVILIKFYQWFISPLLPKNCRYNPTCSHYMLESLKVHGLFKGFWMGFKRILRCHPWGGSGYDPVPPKHKN; this is encoded by the coding sequence TTGAAACTTACATTCAATAAAATCATTACATTTCCTTTGGTAATTTTGATAAAATTTTACCAGTGGTTTATCTCGCCCCTACTTCCCAAAAATTGCCGTTATAATCCTACCTGCTCACATTACATGCTGGAGTCACTTAAGGTTCATGGATTATTCAAAGGCTTCTGGATGGGATTCAAAAGGATTTTAAGATGCCACCCATGGGGCGGAAGCGGCTACGACCCTGTTCCTCCAAAACATAAAAATTAA
- the lgt gene encoding prolipoprotein diacylglyceryl transferase: MWDPSKGIQLGAFTLHFYSLMFVFAFGFGYILMTRIFKIDNVNQKYLEPLFTWTLIGTILGARLGHVIFYQPELFKEDFWSVFLPISTKNGLKFTGFSGLASHGATIALIFTTLYYSFKIIKKNPFWVYDRLGIVVALGGAFVRMGNFFNSEIVGKPADPNSPFALLFPQQSSEYGLTVPRYPSQLFEAIGYVTLFILLWILYRKTNKKYQQGWLFGLFFIILWAIRFFVEFLKEPQGDEFIQIGNLNTGQVLSIPFMIAGVIIMIVSRKFKITEEENGKPE, translated from the coding sequence ATATGGGACCCTTCAAAAGGTATCCAGCTGGGAGCTTTTACACTGCACTTTTACAGTCTGATGTTTGTGTTTGCATTTGGTTTCGGATATATTTTAATGACCAGAATCTTTAAGATCGATAATGTTAATCAAAAATACCTGGAACCTCTTTTCACATGGACCTTAATAGGAACCATCCTGGGAGCGAGATTAGGTCACGTCATTTTTTACCAGCCGGAACTATTTAAAGAAGATTTCTGGAGTGTATTTTTGCCGATCAGCACAAAAAATGGTTTAAAGTTCACAGGGTTTTCAGGGCTGGCAAGCCATGGAGCTACTATTGCACTGATCTTTACTACTCTTTATTATTCATTTAAAATTATCAAAAAAAATCCTTTCTGGGTGTATGACAGATTGGGTATTGTAGTTGCTTTAGGAGGTGCATTTGTAAGAATGGGAAATTTTTTCAATTCTGAGATTGTAGGAAAACCTGCGGATCCAAATTCTCCGTTTGCTTTACTTTTCCCACAGCAGAGCAGTGAATACGGCCTTACTGTACCTCGTTACCCAAGCCAGTTATTTGAGGCTATAGGATATGTTACCCTTTTCATTCTATTATGGATTCTTTATAGAAAAACGAATAAAAAATATCAGCAGGGATGGTTATTTGGACTGTTCTTTATCATTCTTTGGGCCATCAGATTCTTTGTTGAATTCCTGAAGGAGCCACAAGGCGATGAGTTTATCCAAATAGGAAACTTAAATACCGGACAGGTACTTTCTATTCCATTTATGATTGCGGGAGTAATTATTATGATTGTTTCCAGGAAGTTTAAAATCACTGAGGAAGAAAACGGGAAACCGGAATAA
- the gcvT gene encoding glycine cleavage system aminomethyltransferase GcvT → MKKTALYDKHVSLGAKIVPFAGFEMPVQYSGVTEEHFAVREKAGLFDVSHMGQFIIEGPGSKDLLQFVTTNNVDVLENGKAQYSCLPNEDGGIVDDLIVYKMEDDKYFVVVNASNIEKDWNHISKYNTFGAKMTNASDEMSLLAVQGPKATEILQKLTDVNLSEIPYYNFTVGSVAGVHDIIISNTGYTGSGGFEIYFNNDSAEKLWDAIIDAGKEEGIIPCGLAARDTLRLEKGFCLYGNDIDDTTSPIEAGLGWITKFDKDFVSKETFAKQKEEGITRKLVAFELTDKGVPRHDYPVVDAEGKVIGKVTSGTQSPMKKIGLGLAYVDKPHFKIGSEIFIQVRNKNIPAKVVKAPFV, encoded by the coding sequence ATGAAGAAAACAGCCTTGTACGACAAACATGTTTCTTTGGGAGCTAAGATCGTACCTTTCGCAGGTTTTGAAATGCCTGTACAATATTCCGGAGTAACGGAAGAGCATTTTGCAGTAAGAGAAAAAGCGGGATTATTTGATGTTTCCCATATGGGACAGTTTATTATCGAAGGTCCGGGTTCAAAAGACCTGCTACAATTTGTAACTACAAATAATGTAGACGTTCTGGAAAACGGAAAAGCTCAATATTCTTGTCTTCCAAATGAAGATGGAGGGATTGTAGATGACCTTATCGTTTACAAAATGGAAGATGATAAATATTTCGTGGTTGTAAATGCTTCAAACATAGAAAAAGACTGGAACCATATCTCAAAATATAATACTTTCGGGGCTAAAATGACCAATGCTTCTGATGAGATGTCATTATTGGCAGTTCAGGGGCCTAAGGCTACGGAAATTCTTCAAAAACTGACGGATGTTAACCTTTCAGAAATACCTTACTACAACTTCACTGTTGGTTCTGTGGCTGGAGTACATGATATTATTATTTCAAACACCGGTTATACCGGAAGTGGTGGTTTCGAGATTTATTTTAATAACGACTCTGCTGAGAAGCTTTGGGATGCTATCATTGATGCTGGAAAAGAAGAGGGAATTATACCTTGCGGATTGGCAGCGAGAGATACTTTAAGATTAGAAAAAGGGTTCTGTCTTTACGGAAATGATATCGACGATACAACGTCTCCTATTGAAGCTGGTTTAGGATGGATCACTAAATTTGATAAAGATTTCGTGTCTAAAGAAACTTTTGCCAAGCAGAAAGAAGAAGGTATTACCAGAAAACTGGTTGCTTTCGAACTTACAGACAAAGGGGTTCCAAGACATGATTACCCTGTAGTAGATGCTGAAGGAAAGGTAATCGGAAAGGTAACTTCGGGAACACAGTCTCCAATGAAAAAAATAGGATTGGGTCTTGCGTATGTAGACAAACCTCATTTTAAAATAGGTTCTGAAATCTTCATTCAGGTAAGAAACAAAAATATCCCTGCAAAAGTGGTGAAAGCTCCTTTTGTATAA
- a CDS encoding YeiH family protein — MKDFIQNEMTRKVFFIVLAVLCLTPFISSPIALALGFGLAIFIGNPFEKNLHHYIHLLLQISIVGLGFGLKLDEALHAGKTGLMLTVVSIAVVMGLGYVLGKVFKLDRPLSYLLSAGTAICGGSAIAAVSPIIKPSTKQISLALAIVFTLNSIALFVYPAMGHLLNLSQEQFGLWCAVGIHDTSSVVGAAGKYGDEALKIATTVKLARALWIIPISLITMFVFKSKDSKIKIPWFIGYFILAILLNTYFPFLDRFSASITVLAKSGLNLTLFFIGSTLSVQTLKTIGLKPLLTAVILWVTISVGSLLYIIH; from the coding sequence ATGAAAGATTTCATTCAAAATGAAATGACACGGAAAGTATTTTTTATTGTATTGGCTGTTTTGTGTCTTACTCCCTTTATATCATCACCTATAGCTCTTGCTTTGGGCTTTGGACTGGCCATTTTTATCGGAAATCCATTTGAAAAAAACCTTCATCATTACATTCATTTGCTATTGCAGATCTCGATTGTAGGTCTGGGATTCGGACTGAAGCTGGATGAAGCTCTGCATGCCGGAAAAACAGGATTGATGTTAACTGTTGTAAGTATTGCCGTTGTAATGGGTCTGGGATATGTATTAGGAAAGGTCTTTAAACTCGATAGACCTTTATCTTATCTTCTTTCTGCAGGGACTGCTATTTGTGGCGGAAGTGCTATTGCTGCTGTATCTCCCATTATTAAACCCAGTACTAAACAGATTTCCCTTGCCCTGGCTATTGTTTTCACGTTAAATTCTATTGCCCTGTTTGTTTACCCCGCTATGGGTCATCTTCTGAATCTTTCACAGGAACAGTTTGGCTTGTGGTGTGCCGTGGGAATTCATGATACAAGCTCTGTAGTAGGTGCTGCCGGTAAATATGGAGATGAAGCATTGAAAATAGCAACAACCGTTAAACTCGCCCGTGCTTTATGGATCATTCCTATTTCACTGATCACCATGTTTGTTTTTAAAAGTAAAGATTCAAAAATAAAAATCCCATGGTTTATCGGTTATTTTATTCTGGCAATTCTCCTTAATACCTATTTCCCGTTTCTTGACCGTTTCAGTGCTTCTATAACTGTTTTGGCAAAATCCGGATTAAATCTGACCTTGTTTTTCATTGGCTCTACCCTTTCTGTTCAGACATTGAAAACCATAGGTTTAAAGCCTCTACTAACCGCTGTAATTCTTTGGGTTACGATAAGCGTTGGCAGTCTGCTTTATATTATCCATTAA